From the genome of Psychroserpens ponticola, one region includes:
- a CDS encoding class I SAM-dependent methyltransferase, whose protein sequence is MREDYFEVNRQTWNEKVKIHSKSDMYDLEAFKNGKSSLMTYELNALGDVRGKSLLHLQCHFGQDTLSWSRAGAKCVGIDLSDEGITLAKSLNEELQLDADFVRCNVLDTSKNIKEVFDIVFTSYGVIGWLPDLKPWGKMIAERLKKGGAFYMVEFHPIVWMFDYLEGKPMMTYGYMQDEAIYEEYEGTYANQKSKMISKEYGWNHGLSEVINALVEAGLKIDYLNECDESPYNVLPNLVETKSGNYATNDKLYPLIFEIKATKI, encoded by the coding sequence ATGAGAGAAGATTATTTTGAAGTAAACAGACAAACATGGAATGAAAAAGTGAAAATACATTCTAAAAGTGATATGTATGATTTAGAAGCTTTTAAAAACGGTAAGTCTTCATTAATGACTTATGAATTAAATGCTTTAGGTGATGTAAGAGGAAAATCCTTATTGCATTTACAGTGTCATTTCGGACAAGATACTTTAAGTTGGAGTCGAGCAGGTGCCAAATGTGTTGGTATTGATTTAAGTGATGAAGGGATTACTTTAGCGAAATCTTTAAATGAAGAACTTCAACTTGATGCTGACTTTGTGCGATGTAATGTTTTAGATACGTCTAAGAATATAAAAGAAGTGTTTGATATTGTATTTACGTCTTACGGTGTTATTGGATGGTTACCAGATTTGAAACCTTGGGGAAAAATGATTGCTGAGCGCTTAAAAAAAGGAGGTGCGTTTTATATGGTTGAATTTCATCCTATTGTTTGGATGTTTGATTATTTAGAAGGTAAACCAATGATGACATATGGCTATATGCAAGACGAGGCTATTTACGAAGAATACGAAGGTACTTATGCGAATCAAAAATCAAAAATGATAAGTAAGGAATATGGCTGGAATCATGGTTTAAGCGAAGTTATTAATGCTCTTGTTGAGGCAGGTTTGAAAATTGATTACTTAAACGAATGTGATGAAAGTCCGTATAATGTTTTACCAAACTTAGTAGAAACTAAATCTGGAAATTATGCAACTAATGATAAATTGTATCCTCTTATTTTTGAAATTAAGGCAACTAAAATTTAA
- a CDS encoding SDR family oxidoreductase, translated as MNLNLNNKYALVCGSTAGIGKATAIALAEEGVQVTLIARNEDKLKTTLAELPQHRAHDYIVADFSNPAALKTKVEAYISQHHGFHILVNNTGGPKGGPVFSAEVSEFESAFTQHLKCNHVLAQAVVPYMKSENYGRIINVISTSVKQPLDGLGVSNTIRGAVANWSKTLANELGQFGITVNNVLPGATGTDRLAEIIKNKSAKTGKTEDESANAMKSAVPAKRFAKPEELAAAITFLASEPAAYINGINLPVDGGRTKSL; from the coding sequence ATGAATTTAAACTTAAATAATAAATACGCATTAGTCTGTGGAAGCACAGCAGGAATAGGAAAAGCAACAGCAATCGCTTTAGCTGAAGAAGGGGTTCAAGTCACTCTTATTGCTAGAAATGAAGATAAACTTAAAACAACTTTAGCTGAATTACCTCAACACAGAGCTCATGATTACATCGTAGCCGATTTTTCTAATCCAGCAGCATTGAAAACAAAAGTAGAAGCCTATATTTCTCAACATCACGGATTTCACATTTTAGTGAATAATACTGGAGGACCAAAAGGTGGACCCGTATTTTCTGCTGAAGTCTCAGAATTCGAAAGTGCGTTTACGCAACATTTAAAATGCAATCATGTGTTAGCACAAGCGGTTGTTCCTTATATGAAAAGCGAAAATTATGGTCGGATTATTAATGTGATTTCAACGTCTGTAAAACAACCTCTTGATGGTTTAGGTGTTAGCAATACCATTCGTGGTGCTGTTGCCAATTGGAGCAAAACCTTAGCTAATGAATTAGGTCAATTTGGAATTACTGTCAATAATGTACTTCCTGGCGCTACAGGAACAGATCGTTTAGCTGAAATCATTAAAAACAAATCGGCTAAAACAGGAAAAACCGAAGACGAATCTGCCAATGCTATGAAAAGTGCTGTGCCTGCAAAACGTTTTGCCAAACCAGAAGAATTAGCTGCAGCCATAACTTTTTTAGCTAGTGAACCTGCTGCTTATATCAATGGAATTAATCTTCCTGTGGATGGTGGACGAACAAAAAGTTTATAG
- a CDS encoding DUF6090 family protein: MENKTSKYFKYAIGEIVLVVIGILIALQINNWNENNKQKAELKGYLNNISKNIQSDVIDLNVIKSFRDSSKLGAQQFIKLANQNTITIDEFSEYTSTYLYKYNSLFDVYFKSDKSGFEALKNSGYLSKIQGTVIETELYKYYNLVTDIEQEEQSLNNFIEEMEYDMFKSNVVLQFITAIKDIRSDPTEDNLKKAHQLMNFPAFKGANFRVSRLRTILKSYETMDSAAKKVMSLIENTK, translated from the coding sequence ATGGAAAACAAAACATCCAAATACTTCAAATATGCCATTGGAGAAATAGTGCTCGTCGTGATTGGGATTCTCATTGCACTTCAGATTAATAATTGGAATGAGAACAACAAACAAAAAGCCGAACTAAAAGGCTATCTTAATAATATTTCTAAGAATATACAATCAGATGTCATAGATCTAAATGTTATTAAGAGCTTTCGAGACAGTTCGAAATTGGGTGCGCAACAGTTTATAAAACTTGCAAATCAAAACACAATAACAATTGATGAATTTAGTGAATATACATCAACGTATTTATATAAATACAATAGCCTTTTTGATGTCTATTTTAAATCTGACAAAAGCGGATTTGAAGCCTTAAAAAACTCAGGTTACTTAAGTAAAATTCAAGGCACTGTTATAGAAACAGAACTCTATAAGTATTATAATTTAGTTACAGATATTGAACAAGAAGAACAGAGCTTGAATAACTTTATAGAAGAAATGGAATATGACATGTTTAAATCTAATGTTGTACTTCAATTTATTACTGCTATAAAAGACATCAGAAGCGATCCAACTGAAGACAATTTAAAAAAGGCACATCAACTAATGAATTTTCCAGCTTTTAAAGGCGCTAATTTTAGGGTGTCAAGGTTAAGAACCATTCTTAAAAGCTATGAAACTATGGATAGTGCTGCAAAAAAAGTCATGTCATTAATTGAAAATACAAAATGA
- a CDS encoding DUF6090 family protein, with protein MENKTGKYFKYAIGEIVLVVIGILIALQINNWNENRLKLNKESAILANIHKEFKGNKKQLDSVLYQHNLAHNACKKIINFFPITSKPKPIELDSLSRYMWDSYGGMTFNPSQSSINALTNTSSFDIISNENLRDLLISWNDLIEDYQEEELRSRAYVWEQFDPYFAKHFDWDINFNDPRNNFDALQTLEFEYLIKNRSDLLDQILNSSGELQKVLETLDDIIALSKPKNN; from the coding sequence ATGGAAAACAAAACAGGCAAATACTTTAAATACGCTATTGGTGAGATTGTACTTGTGGTTATTGGGATTCTGATTGCGCTTCAAATAAATAATTGGAATGAAAACCGATTAAAATTAAACAAAGAATCTGCCATTTTAGCTAATATTCACAAAGAGTTTAAAGGCAACAAAAAACAATTAGACTCAGTCCTATACCAACATAATTTAGCTCATAACGCTTGTAAAAAAATCATAAACTTTTTCCCAATCACCTCTAAACCTAAACCAATAGAATTAGACTCTTTATCGCGTTATATGTGGGATTCTTATGGAGGTATGACATTTAACCCTTCACAATCAAGCATCAATGCACTGACCAACACCTCTTCTTTTGATATTATTTCTAATGAAAATCTACGCGATTTATTGATTTCTTGGAATGATTTAATTGAAGACTATCAAGAAGAAGAATTAAGGTCTAGAGCTTATGTATGGGAACAATTCGACCCTTATTTTGCAAAACATTTTGATTGGGATATTAACTTTAACGATCCTCGAAATAATTTTGATGCTTTGCAAACATTAGAATTTGAATACTTAATTAAGAATAGATCAGATTTATTAGATCAAATTTTAAATTCTAGTGGAGAATTACAAAAAGTATTAGAGACTTTAGATGACATCATTGCACTTTCTAAACCAAAAAACAATTAA
- a CDS encoding DUF6090 family protein yields MIKFFTKIRQNLLRENKTSRYFKYAIGEIILVVIGILIALQINNWNNNRQERQYEKQILVEIQKSLQNDFSLFQRLGDRNIVKDQAIDSLLLVRQNRLQLNDKTITKLIQKANWGLVFSYDKGAYEALKSSGVEKIKTDSLRNSLIRFYEVSLPRTKYFMDNIYVRYENEIIEKNKQLKDINLYEDYFKPNKDTTGFYKSRRYNVEQIHHPIYKEYLLLQANKKEDYRLRLYYIVEDIKKHLENINKELEVRFNIK; encoded by the coding sequence ATGATAAAATTCTTTACAAAAATCCGTCAAAACCTCCTCAGGGAAAATAAAACAAGTAGATATTTCAAATATGCTATTGGTGAAATTATCCTCGTCGTGATTGGGATTCTCATTGCACTTCAGATTAATAATTGGAATAACAACCGACAAGAACGCCAATATGAAAAACAAATTTTAGTTGAAATTCAAAAATCACTTCAAAACGACTTTTCACTTTTTCAACGATTAGGTGATCGAAACATTGTTAAAGATCAAGCCATAGATAGCCTTTTACTCGTTAGGCAAAATCGATTACAACTTAATGACAAAACAATTACTAAACTTATTCAAAAAGCAAATTGGGGTTTAGTGTTTTCATATGACAAAGGTGCGTATGAAGCATTAAAATCTAGTGGTGTTGAAAAAATTAAAACAGATTCTCTGCGTAACAGCCTTATACGTTTTTATGAAGTTTCTTTACCACGTACGAAGTACTTTATGGATAATATATATGTTAGGTATGAAAATGAGATCATTGAAAAGAACAAACAATTGAAAGACATCAATCTTTACGAAGATTATTTTAAGCCCAATAAAGACACTACAGGTTTTTACAAAAGCCGCAGATACAATGTTGAGCAAATCCACCATCCAATATATAAAGAATATTTGCTTTTACAAGCTAATAAAAAAGAAGACTATCGCTTAAGGCTTTATTATATAGTTGAGGATATTAAAAAGCATTTAGAAAACATTAATAAAGAGTTAGAAGTTAGATTTAATATAAAATGA
- a CDS encoding RidA family protein gives MSKNIVTPRGAYPHIKQVGDFIFVSGTSSRRPDNTIAGVDIIDEMGTKRLNAYTQTQEVLKNIDKNLQKVGASLKDVVDVTSFLVNMNDFADYNKAYAEFFEKETGPTRTTVAVHQLPHPDLVVEIKVMAYMPK, from the coding sequence ATGAGCAAAAACATAGTAACACCAAGAGGAGCCTATCCACACATCAAACAAGTTGGCGATTTTATTTTTGTTTCTGGAACGAGTTCAAGGCGACCAGACAATACCATTGCTGGTGTTGACATCATTGACGAGATGGGAACCAAACGTTTAAACGCCTACACGCAAACCCAAGAAGTCTTAAAAAATATTGATAAGAATTTACAAAAAGTAGGCGCAAGTTTAAAAGATGTGGTCGATGTCACGTCATTTTTAGTCAATATGAATGACTTTGCAGATTACAACAAGGCCTATGCAGAGTTTTTTGAAAAAGAAACTGGACCAACACGAACCACAGTAGCTGTGCATCAATTACCACATCCAGATTTAGTAGTAGAAATTAAAGTCATGGCTTATATGCCAAAATAA
- a CDS encoding sensor histidine kinase, with the protein MLKRLWSLYHQWYVNYSSFSSENEKEDLTYFRDKLFISILMLTVVLGLVSYFPSAGMAILLDKWFVFYVDTIAVFVLLILFFNKQMSLKTKKIVFSVNFFALSFALIIDLGFNGNGTILLFLLSVLMTLYSGRKAGIISVLVTTIFYVVILTIYNFKWIDLPFYKISPIEIVLIVCVNNVLFTLLTVFSVSFLIDQLHNALLKESLLQEELIKKHENVIIAKERAEQSDKLKSAFLANMSHEIRTPMYGILGCAELLKSYNSEDEDFKEYVNVIENNGKELLGIITDILSISKIETGLMKVNTSKFDVNESIAAVYKLLLPEAETKKVHFTLNSFISKRDSIIKSDQDKFTAILKHLIENAIKYTSEGDSIVLSCSLDGSSASQLKFYLNDTGIGIPADKVETIFNSFYQVDVANKNTLNGSGVGLSIAKAYVEMLGGDLELESKVGEGTSFWFSIDMDLKTD; encoded by the coding sequence ATGTTAAAAAGACTTTGGTCCTTATACCACCAATGGTATGTGAATTATAGTAGTTTTTCAAGTGAAAACGAAAAAGAAGACTTGACTTATTTTAGAGACAAATTGTTTATTTCTATTTTAATGTTAACGGTTGTACTAGGCCTTGTCTCTTACTTTCCTAGTGCAGGAATGGCTATTTTATTAGACAAATGGTTTGTGTTTTATGTTGATACCATTGCTGTTTTTGTATTATTGATTTTGTTTTTTAATAAACAAATGAGTTTGAAAACAAAGAAAATTGTGTTTTCTGTCAATTTTTTTGCTTTGTCATTTGCGCTTATTATTGATTTAGGATTTAATGGAAATGGTACGATTTTGCTTTTTTTACTTAGTGTTTTAATGACGCTTTACAGTGGAAGAAAAGCAGGAATAATATCTGTGTTAGTGACTACTATTTTTTATGTGGTTATTTTAACTATATATAATTTTAAATGGATTGATTTGCCATTTTATAAAATATCTCCTATTGAGATTGTCCTAATCGTTTGTGTTAATAATGTACTTTTTACTCTACTTACTGTTTTCTCGGTTTCATTTTTAATAGACCAATTGCACAATGCTTTATTAAAGGAAAGTCTATTGCAGGAAGAGCTTATTAAAAAACATGAAAATGTCATAATAGCTAAGGAGAGAGCTGAGCAATCAGATAAGTTAAAGTCTGCTTTTTTAGCCAATATGAGTCATGAAATTCGAACACCAATGTATGGTATTTTAGGATGTGCTGAACTTTTAAAATCATACAATTCAGAAGATGAGGATTTTAAGGAATACGTGAATGTTATTGAAAATAACGGAAAAGAATTGTTAGGGATTATTACAGATATTTTAAGTATTTCTAAAATAGAAACAGGATTGATGAAAGTTAACACATCTAAATTTGATGTTAATGAGAGTATTGCAGCTGTTTATAAATTGTTGTTGCCAGAAGCTGAAACAAAAAAGGTTCATTTTACTTTAAATAGTTTTATTTCTAAAAGAGATAGTATTATAAAATCAGATCAAGATAAGTTTACAGCTATTTTAAAACATTTGATTGAAAATGCTATTAAATATACTTCAGAAGGCGATAGCATTGTTCTTAGTTGTAGTTTGGATGGTAGTAGTGCTTCACAATTAAAATTTTATCTAAACGATACTGGTATTGGAATTCCTGCAGATAAAGTAGAAACTATTTTTAATTCTTTTTATCAAGTTGATGTGGCTAATAAAAATACGCTCAATGGTTCAGGTGTTGGTCTCTCAATAGCAAAAGCTTATGTGGAAATGTTAGGAGGAGATTTGGAATTAGAAAGTAAAGTAGGTGAAGGAACTTCTTTTTGGTTTAGTATAGATATGGATTTAAAAACCGATTAA
- a CDS encoding aldehyde dehydrogenase family protein, with protein MKSYFVYILQCSDNLTYTGVTNDLSRRLEEHQKGRNKNCFTYKRRPLKLIFHQEFNDIEQAILFEKKIKNWSAKKKLALANGEFDLLHILSECRNATHSNYNPNNKVGLDCARPDNKMNIKNYINGNFHNPIQDQWIDNYNPSNGEVYGQIPNSSKEDVENAYIAAKSAFPVWSQTTLEERSRILIKISELLEANVQRFAEAESKDNGKPVSLAKSVDIPRAASNFRFFGNAITQFASESHESVGQQAINYTLRQPIGVVGCISPWNLPLYLFTWKIAPALAAGNCVVAKPSEVTPMTAYLLGEICNEAGLPKGVLNIVHGLGGSTGQAIIEHLDIKAISFTGGTATGAHIAKVAAPMFKKLSLELGGKNPNIIFADCDYDDMLNTTVRSSFANQGQICLCGSRIFVEASIYDKFKTDFVEKIKQLKVGHPSEADTNIGALVSKPHLEKVKEYIQIAKDENGTVLCGGKEVLVKGYENGYYLEPTVIEVPNDECRVNQEEIFGPVVTIIPFNTEDHVLKMANKVKYGLSATLWTNDLKRTMRMSNQLQAGIVWVNTWMMRDLRTPFGGVKASGVGREGGFEALRFFTEAKNVCIKY; from the coding sequence TTGAAATCATATTTTGTTTACATATTACAATGTTCAGACAATTTAACTTACACAGGAGTTACAAACGATTTATCTAGAAGATTAGAAGAACATCAAAAAGGAAGGAATAAAAATTGTTTTACATACAAAAGAAGACCTTTAAAATTAATATTTCATCAAGAATTTAACGATATTGAGCAAGCAATACTTTTTGAGAAGAAAATTAAAAATTGGAGTGCAAAAAAGAAACTAGCTTTAGCCAACGGAGAGTTTGATTTGTTGCATATTTTATCTGAATGTAGAAATGCAACACATTCTAATTATAATCCTAACAATAAAGTAGGTCTCGACTGCGCTCGACCAGACAATAAAATGAACATAAAAAACTATATCAACGGAAACTTCCACAATCCAATTCAAGACCAATGGATTGATAATTATAACCCTTCAAACGGTGAAGTTTACGGACAAATACCAAACTCGTCAAAAGAAGACGTTGAAAACGCATATATAGCTGCAAAATCTGCTTTTCCTGTGTGGTCACAAACCACTTTAGAAGAACGCAGTCGCATTCTCATCAAAATCTCAGAATTACTCGAAGCTAACGTACAACGCTTTGCAGAAGCAGAATCTAAAGACAATGGCAAACCTGTTTCATTAGCTAAAAGTGTTGACATTCCAAGAGCAGCAAGTAATTTTCGGTTCTTCGGAAATGCCATTACTCAATTTGCTAGTGAAAGCCATGAAAGTGTCGGACAGCAAGCCATCAATTATACTTTACGTCAACCTATTGGAGTTGTGGGTTGCATTTCACCTTGGAACCTTCCACTCTATCTCTTTACTTGGAAAATCGCTCCTGCTCTAGCTGCTGGAAATTGCGTCGTAGCAAAACCGAGTGAAGTTACACCAATGACTGCTTACCTTTTAGGTGAAATTTGTAATGAAGCTGGACTCCCAAAAGGTGTTTTAAATATTGTTCATGGTCTTGGTGGTTCAACTGGACAAGCCATTATTGAACATCTAGATATTAAAGCCATTAGTTTTACTGGTGGAACAGCAACTGGAGCTCACATTGCAAAAGTGGCAGCACCAATGTTTAAAAAACTATCGTTGGAATTAGGTGGAAAAAACCCAAACATCATTTTTGCAGATTGCGATTATGACGATATGTTAAATACAACAGTCCGTTCCTCTTTTGCTAATCAAGGTCAGATTTGCCTTTGCGGAAGTAGGATTTTTGTGGAAGCTTCTATTTATGACAAGTTCAAAACTGATTTTGTTGAAAAAATAAAACAACTCAAAGTAGGTCATCCATCTGAAGCTGACACGAATATTGGTGCTTTAGTATCAAAACCACATTTAGAGAAAGTAAAAGAATACATCCAAATTGCTAAAGACGAAAATGGAACGGTGTTATGTGGTGGAAAGGAAGTCTTAGTCAAAGGTTATGAAAATGGATATTACTTAGAACCAACCGTTATTGAAGTACCTAATGATGAGTGTCGTGTGAATCAGGAAGAAATTTTTGGTCCAGTAGTGACTATTATACCTTTTAATACTGAAGACCATGTATTAAAAATGGCAAACAAAGTTAAATACGGATTATCAGCAACACTTTGGACAAACGATTTAAAACGCACCATGCGAATGAGCAACCAATTACAAGCTGGTATCGTTTGGGTAAATACCTGGATGATGCGAGATTTACGAACACCATTTGGAGGAGTTAAAGCATCAGGTGTTGGGCGTGAAGGTGGTTTTGAAGCCTTACGCTTTTTTACTGAAGCTAAGAATGTATGTATAAAATATTAA
- a CDS encoding FAD-dependent oxidoreductase produces the protein MKQQQNILIIGAGLCGSLLALRLGQRGYNVTVYEMRPDLRKTDISAGRSINLAFSDRGNKAMKLVGIEDKVKALCIPMNGRMIHDTEGNTFLSNYSGRDHEYINSISRGELNGLLLTEAEKHDNVTIHFNKKCKSVDFEHTTARFRDYQTKDEFVEDADIIIATDGAGSALRRSYYLERKFLFSFSQDYLTHGYKELSILPTETGDYKTYKNALHIWPRGDFMVIALPNLDGSFTVTLFLSYDEGAYNFNNLTTPEIVTEFFQKEFPDALELMPNLIEDFFGNPTAPLGTVKCSPWHYKGNTLLMGDSAHAIVPFYGQGMNASFEDVVEFDKVLDEHEGNWDTIFSEYEKTRKKDTDAIADLAIDNFHEMKGHVGQAIFQEKRKIEMALEKEFPEDYSSKYSLVTFNEDIGYREAMLKGRAQDKAILNLLTDGIISTEDDLKDILDKVITETDAILQDDRIARLR, from the coding sequence ATGAAACAACAACAAAATATATTAATCATTGGTGCAGGACTCTGCGGAAGTCTTCTCGCATTGCGCCTTGGTCAAAGAGGTTACAACGTTACGGTCTACGAAATGCGTCCAGATTTACGTAAAACAGATATTTCTGCTGGTCGCTCTATCAACTTAGCATTTTCAGATCGAGGCAATAAAGCCATGAAATTGGTTGGTATTGAAGACAAAGTCAAAGCGCTTTGTATTCCTATGAATGGTCGTATGATTCACGATACTGAAGGCAATACGTTTTTATCAAACTATAGCGGAAGAGATCACGAATACATCAACTCTATTTCTCGAGGTGAACTCAACGGACTTCTACTTACTGAAGCCGAAAAACACGACAATGTTACCATTCATTTTAATAAGAAATGTAAATCGGTAGATTTTGAACACACGACTGCAAGATTTAGAGACTATCAAACAAAAGATGAATTTGTCGAAGATGCTGATATAATCATAGCCACTGATGGAGCAGGTTCTGCCTTAAGAAGAAGTTACTATTTAGAACGTAAATTTCTATTCAGTTTTTCTCAAGATTATTTAACACATGGTTATAAGGAATTATCAATTCTTCCAACCGAAACTGGAGATTATAAAACCTATAAAAACGCTTTGCATATTTGGCCAAGAGGTGATTTTATGGTCATCGCTTTACCCAATTTAGACGGAAGCTTTACAGTAACTTTATTCTTGAGTTATGATGAAGGAGCATACAATTTCAATAATTTAACAACACCAGAAATCGTAACAGAATTCTTCCAAAAAGAATTCCCTGATGCTTTAGAATTGATGCCTAACTTGATTGAAGACTTCTTCGGAAACCCAACAGCTCCCTTAGGAACCGTAAAATGTTCGCCTTGGCATTATAAAGGAAACACACTATTAATGGGAGACTCTGCACATGCTATTGTACCTTTTTACGGACAAGGAATGAATGCGTCTTTTGAAGATGTAGTAGAATTTGATAAGGTTCTAGATGAACATGAAGGCAACTGGGACACTATTTTTTCTGAATATGAAAAAACAAGAAAGAAAGACACAGATGCCATAGCAGATTTGGCGATTGATAATTTCCATGAAATGAAAGGTCATGTTGGTCAAGCCATATTTCAAGAAAAGCGAAAAATAGAAATGGCTTTAGAGAAAGAATTCCCTGAAGATTATTCCTCAAAATACAGCTTAGTCACTTTTAACGAAGATATTGGTTACAGAGAAGCCATGTTAAAAGGAAGAGCGCAAGACAAAGCCATCTTAAATCTGTTAACTGATGGAATTATATCCACTGAAGATGATTTAAAAGATATTTTAGACAAAGTAATAACAGAAACCGATGCCATTCTTCAAGACGATAGAATTGCAAGATTGAGATAA
- the kynU gene encoding kynureninase gives MSNYKLGLDYAKQQDTLDELSGYRQQFHIPKDNKGNEVIYMTGNSLGLQPKITKNYINQELEDWANLGVEGHTEGKNPWLHYHEFLTETMANIVGAKPLEVVVMNSLTANLHFMMVSFYKPTSKRYKILIEADAFPSDKYAVESQLRHHGYDDKDGLILWKAREGEELANYDDLETILKQHGDEIAMVMIGGVNYYTGQFFDLKRIAALAHHHGCVVGFDCAHGAGNVQLNLHDSGADFAVWCSYKYLNSGPGSLSGAFVHERHANNKDLNRFTGWWSHNKKTRFRMRDDFDQLPGAEGWQLSNPPILSMAAIRASLDVFKTAGFEKLCKKSEHLTGYFEFLLNELNNSDIKIITPSNPKERGCQLSIQVKNADKALHDKLTDAGIITDWREPDVIRCAPVPLYNSYMDVYGFVERLKTILN, from the coding sequence TTGTCCAACTATAAACTTGGTCTTGATTATGCAAAGCAACAAGACACATTAGACGAATTATCAGGCTATCGACAGCAGTTTCATATCCCGAAAGACAACAAAGGAAATGAGGTCATTTATATGACAGGAAACTCTTTAGGCTTACAACCTAAAATCACAAAAAATTATATTAATCAGGAACTTGAAGATTGGGCAAATCTAGGAGTTGAAGGTCATACTGAAGGCAAAAATCCTTGGTTACATTACCACGAGTTCTTAACAGAAACTATGGCTAACATTGTAGGTGCAAAACCTTTAGAGGTTGTTGTTATGAATTCGCTAACAGCAAATCTTCATTTTATGATGGTAAGCTTTTACAAACCAACTTCAAAACGTTATAAAATATTGATTGAAGCAGATGCATTTCCTAGTGATAAATATGCTGTTGAATCGCAATTGCGTCACCATGGTTATGATGATAAAGACGGTTTAATTCTCTGGAAAGCTCGCGAAGGTGAAGAACTAGCCAATTACGATGATTTAGAAACCATTTTAAAACAACATGGAGACGAGATTGCTATGGTTATGATTGGTGGTGTCAACTATTACACAGGGCAATTTTTCGATTTAAAACGTATTGCTGCTTTAGCACATCATCATGGATGTGTTGTAGGTTTCGATTGTGCTCATGGAGCAGGAAACGTACAACTAAATCTTCATGATTCTGGAGCAGATTTTGCTGTATGGTGTAGCTACAAATATTTAAACTCTGGACCAGGAAGTTTATCTGGTGCTTTTGTACACGAACGTCATGCAAACAATAAAGACCTGAATCGTTTTACAGGTTGGTGGTCACACAATAAGAAAACACGTTTTAGAATGCGTGATGACTTTGATCAATTACCTGGCGCTGAAGGTTGGCAATTAAGCAATCCTCCTATTCTATCAATGGCTGCAATTCGAGCATCATTAGATGTATTTAAAACGGCTGGATTTGAAAAATTATGTAAGAAATCAGAGCATTTAACAGGTTATTTTGAATTTCTATTAAATGAACTAAATAACTCAGATATAAAAATAATCACACCTAGCAATCCTAAGGAACGTGGTTGTCAGCTCTCAATTCAAGTAAAAAATGCAGATAAAGCTTTGCATGATAAACTCACTGATGCTGGAATCATAACCGACTGGAGAGAACCTGATGTGATTAGATGTGCTCCTGTTCCTCTATATAATTCGTATATGGATGTGTATGGATTTGTGGAACGTTTAAAAACAATATTGAATTAA
- a CDS encoding DUF6090 family protein produces MENKTGKYFKYAIGEIILVVIGILIALQINNWNEHKKQKEKERQVLTEIISDLDYTLFDLDRVLNTRTNNLNRTINSIKTIIDVLETDNTYHDSLAYHFRAVNAYDEIDFKTSGYQSLVSIGTDLIEDPQLRSEIGKFHTSSINDTKGSFQEVHLDFYSYMLDYYRTYFTTVIVNDSIDKMVPNDFEGLKSDREYQQSLNAFLGVNIAYLETLNKVNIEAEKLKEAIENYIK; encoded by the coding sequence ATGGAAAACAAAACAGGCAAATATTTCAAATATGCCATTGGTGAAATTATTCTTGTAGTTATTGGGATTTTAATTGCGCTTCAGATCAACAACTGGAATGAACACAAAAAACAGAAAGAAAAAGAGCGACAAGTACTCACTGAGATTATTTCAGATTTAGACTACACACTTTTTGATTTAGACAGAGTTCTTAATACTAGAACCAATAATTTAAACAGAACAATTAATTCTATTAAAACAATAATTGATGTCCTAGAAACAGACAACACCTATCACGATTCTCTTGCTTATCATTTTAGAGCTGTTAATGCATATGATGAAATTGATTTTAAAACTAGTGGTTATCAATCTCTGGTTTCTATAGGAACAGATCTTATTGAAGATCCACAGTTGCGTTCTGAAATTGGAAAATTCCATACCTCATCTATAAATGATACAAAAGGAAGTTTTCAAGAAGTGCATTTAGATTTCTACAGTTATATGTTAGATTATTACAGAACGTATTTCACAACAGTCATTGTTAATGATTCTATTGACAAAATGGTACCCAATGATTTTGAAGGGCTAAAAAGTGATCGCGAATATCAACAATCATTAAATGCTTTTTTAGGCGTTAATATTGCTTACTTAGAAACCTTAAATAAAGTCAATATTGAAGCAGAAAAATTAAAAGAAGCTATAGAAAATTATATAAAATAA